From Bacteroidota bacterium, one genomic window encodes:
- a CDS encoding DUF4837 family protein — translation MRLTKTGITLFFITVFFITCKPPENSILPYSVGGVDEIVVVLEKVDSTSALFLALDESLGATFGGTPQGERRFNILYTDLDGLNKTFIRHRNIVFIGTLAQQTNFTKFISDLIGEQNKGKVFSSNATFFLTRKDVWSKPQYIETIVAANDSLLIDGIGNTLTSLIDRTSERELLKIRSNQYLPGENKDVEALLLDKHQIQMRIPSDYKMLGSSNNNFIFLRKSTIDQSTAIMIWYEPYYSADQLTPEYAIKKRDSLGTLYEGSNVPESFMTSEHRFPFRVDTINYNGDFAIETRGLWRLVNDFMGGSFINYWIYDKKNNRIIYMDGYTYAPDLKKRPIIRELQSILTTMKPI, via the coding sequence ATGCGCCTTACCAAAACAGGTATAACTCTTTTTTTTATTACAGTTTTTTTTATTACCTGTAAACCACCTGAAAATTCCATTTTACCCTATTCCGTTGGAGGTGTAGATGAAATAGTGGTGGTGTTAGAAAAAGTAGATTCTACCTCTGCTCTATTCCTTGCATTAGATGAATCTCTTGGTGCTACATTCGGCGGTACTCCGCAAGGCGAACGCAGATTTAATATTTTATATACTGATTTGGATGGATTGAATAAAACCTTTATTCGTCATCGCAATATTGTTTTTATTGGAACGCTTGCTCAACAAACCAATTTCACAAAATTTATTTCCGATTTAATTGGCGAACAGAACAAAGGAAAAGTATTCAGCTCCAACGCTACATTTTTTTTAACACGAAAAGATGTGTGGAGCAAACCGCAGTATATAGAAACTATTGTAGCTGCAAATGATTCGCTTTTAATTGATGGTATTGGCAATACACTTACTTCATTAATTGATAGAACTTCTGAAAGAGAATTATTAAAAATTCGCAGTAATCAATATTTACCCGGCGAGAATAAAGATGTAGAAGCATTGCTGCTGGATAAGCATCAAATTCAAATGCGCATTCCATCGGATTATAAAATGCTGGGATCTTCCAACAACAATTTTATTTTTCTGCGAAAATCAACAATTGATCAAAGTACGGCAATCATGATTTGGTATGAGCCTTATTACAGTGCAGATCAACTTACTCCGGAATACGCTATTAAAAAACGTGATAGCCTGGGTACTTTATATGAGGGCAGTAATGTGCCCGAATCATTTATGACAAGTGAGCATCGCTTTCCTTTTCGTGTTGATACTATCAATTATAATGGAGACTTTGCAATTGAAACAAGAGGTCTTTGGCGATTGGTAAATGACTTTATGGGAGGATCATTTATTAATTATTGGATCTACGATAAAAAAAATAATCGGATAATTTATATGGATGGATATACCTACGCCCCCGATTTAAAAAAGCGCCCTATTATTCGGGAGCTGCAATCTATTCTCACCACAATGAAGCCGATCTAA
- a CDS encoding transglycosylase SLT domain-containing protein — protein MPITRNFLALLTMCCSVVITQANGSITDTTSRNTFTLNPPDAGVNQMDSLIEALFSTNPAWEFNAADYAADNMNPFDTVRFSPEIYRERIANISTSIPLTYNDQVQAFINLYTVKKRGKVSQMLTLSQQYFPMFEEELDRNGMPMELKYVPVIESALNTHAVSKAGATGLWQMMYGTGKLMGLKIDTYVDERRDPLLATKAGIAYLKYLYDIYDDWLIAIGAYNCGPGNMNKAIRKAGGGDDLTFWDLWNYLPKETRSYVPIFIAATYTFEYHKEHNIVPESFGYTYQLVDTVFVTRKMTLDQLSVFVNMSVDEIQLYNPALKTKTIPGYPITYPVRLPMDAIAMFYANETELYASLDKPIEYNITAKTSTETATAIAIVTDENATADPVRIYYSVKKGDNLGYISDWFDCTISNLKTWNNLKSTQIVPGQKLKIEVPGNKQNYYAEINGMTMTEKQKLTDVQIVGTDKPKSEPQFVFYTVKSGDTLWGISKKYPENSIDKIREMNDISKNETLKVGDKIKLVK, from the coding sequence ATGCCGATAACAAGAAATTTTTTAGCACTATTGACAATGTGTTGTTCTGTTGTAATTACACAGGCAAATGGCTCAATCACCGACACAACATCTCGGAACACATTTACTCTTAATCCACCGGATGCTGGAGTTAATCAAATGGATAGTTTGATAGAGGCTCTGTTTTCTACCAATCCTGCATGGGAATTTAATGCGGCTGATTATGCAGCAGATAATATGAATCCTTTTGATACGGTTCGGTTTAGTCCTGAGATATATAGAGAGCGCATTGCAAATATTTCTACCAGCATTCCTCTTACCTATAATGACCAGGTGCAGGCATTCATAAATCTTTACACCGTAAAAAAGCGTGGCAAGGTATCTCAAATGCTTACACTTAGTCAGCAATATTTTCCAATGTTCGAAGAAGAACTTGATCGCAATGGTATGCCGATGGAATTGAAGTATGTACCCGTAATTGAATCTGCGTTAAATACACATGCGGTTTCAAAAGCAGGTGCAACAGGTTTATGGCAAATGATGTATGGCACCGGAAAATTGATGGGTTTAAAAATTGATACCTATGTGGATGAGCGTCGTGATCCATTGCTTGCAACAAAAGCCGGAATAGCATATTTAAAATACCTCTATGATATTTACGACGATTGGTTAATTGCAATTGGTGCTTATAACTGTGGACCGGGCAATATGAATAAGGCAATTCGCAAAGCGGGTGGTGGTGATGATCTTACTTTTTGGGATCTGTGGAATTATCTGCCGAAAGAAACAAGGAGCTATGTTCCGATTTTTATTGCAGCCACCTACACTTTCGAATATCATAAAGAGCACAATATTGTTCCTGAATCCTTTGGATATACTTATCAATTAGTGGACACTGTTTTTGTTACAAGAAAAATGACTTTGGATCAATTATCAGTTTTCGTAAATATGAGTGTGGATGAAATTCAATTGTATAATCCTGCCTTAAAAACAAAAACAATCCCTGGTTATCCAATTACTTATCCTGTGCGTTTGCCGATGGATGCAATCGCTATGTTTTATGCAAATGAAACTGAATTGTATGCAAGCTTAGATAAACCTATTGAATATAATATTACAGCTAAGACAAGTACAGAAACTGCAACTGCAATAGCAATTGTAACTGATGAAAATGCAACTGCAGATCCGGTGAGAATTTATTATTCCGTGAAGAAAGGAGATAACCTCGGCTATATTTCCGATTGGTTTGATTGTACTATTTCGAATTTGAAGACATGGAATAATTTAAAGAGCACTCAAATTGTTCCCGGTCAAAAATTAAAAATTGAAGTACCCGGCAATAAGCAAAACTATTATGCTGAAATAAACGGCATGACGATGACAGAAAAACAAAAATTGACCGACGTGCAAATAGTGGGAACCGACAAACCAAAGAGTGAGCCGCAGTTTGTTTTTTATACAGTAAAATCCGGTGATACCTTGTGGGGTATTTCAAAAAAATATCCTGAGAATAGTATTGACAAGATTCGTGAAATGAACGACATCAGTAAAAATGAAACGCTGAAAGTGGGAGATAAAATTAAGCTCGTAAAATAA
- the gatA gene encoding Asp-tRNA(Asn)/Glu-tRNA(Gln) amidotransferase subunit GatA — MLQYQNLQQVQNALRAGETSCVQLVQEYINRCEKNVHLNAFLEVFETDALAKAGETDAKLKSKQPLGKLFGLVIAVKDVFCIKDKKVTASSHILENFTSLYNATVIERLLQEDAILIGRTNCDEFAMGSSNENSFFGPVKNFLDESKVPGGSSGGSAVAVQAGMCMAALGTDTGGSIRQPASFTGTVGFKPTYGRVSRYGMIAYASSFDQCGTFTNNPYDAAAILEVIAGQDAHDSTTFEAAVPAYPAKLECTRKLKIAYYPQALQNEKVDAEIRKNILSLIKKLQADGHIVEPVDFNYLNYLVPTYYVLTTAEASSNLSRFSGINYGYRTEDAGTLEEVLRKSRSEGFGKEVKRRIMLGTFILSAGYYDAYYTHAQKVRRKIKDETDKILKTYDCILLPTTPTTAFGLNEIADPIEMYLADIFTVQANITGLPAVSVPLFRHSNGLPFGVQIMGKRFAEDTLLSVTEMLMHDY; from the coding sequence ATGCTGCAATATCAGAATCTACAACAAGTGCAAAATGCCTTGCGTGCGGGAGAAACTTCTTGTGTGCAATTGGTGCAGGAATATATTAACCGCTGTGAGAAGAATGTTCATCTCAATGCCTTTCTGGAAGTATTCGAAACTGATGCACTTGCCAAAGCCGGAGAAACAGATGCTAAACTTAAAAGTAAGCAGCCACTCGGAAAATTATTTGGACTTGTAATAGCGGTAAAGGATGTCTTTTGTATAAAAGATAAAAAGGTAACCGCCTCCTCTCATATCCTCGAAAACTTTACCTCACTATACAACGCAACAGTAATAGAACGACTGTTGCAGGAAGATGCAATCCTCATAGGTCGAACTAATTGCGATGAATTTGCTATGGGCTCCAGCAATGAGAATTCCTTCTTCGGACCTGTTAAGAATTTTTTAGATGAATCCAAAGTGCCTGGCGGTTCTTCCGGCGGCTCGGCTGTGGCCGTTCAGGCAGGTATGTGTATGGCTGCTCTCGGTACTGACACCGGTGGTTCCATCCGTCAGCCCGCATCCTTCACCGGAACTGTTGGTTTTAAACCTACTTATGGCAGAGTTTCCCGCTATGGCATGATTGCCTATGCTTCCTCCTTCGATCAATGCGGCACTTTTACTAACAATCCCTATGATGCGGCAGCTATTTTGGAAGTAATAGCCGGGCAGGATGCACATGACAGTACAACATTCGAAGCTGCTGTGCCGGCATATCCCGCCAAATTAGAATGTACTCGTAAACTTAAAATAGCCTATTACCCTCAGGCATTGCAGAACGAAAAAGTGGATGCTGAAATTCGTAAGAATATCCTCTCCCTCATAAAAAAGTTACAAGCCGACGGACACATAGTAGAGCCTGTGGATTTTAATTATCTCAATTATTTAGTGCCTACTTATTATGTACTCACAACGGCAGAAGCCAGTAGTAATCTTTCCCGTTTCAGTGGAATAAATTATGGCTATCGCACTGAAGATGCAGGTACTTTGGAAGAGGTACTGCGCAAATCCAGATCAGAAGGCTTTGGCAAAGAAGTGAAACGAAGAATTATGTTAGGCACATTTATTTTAAGCGCCGGCTATTACGATGCCTACTACACACATGCGCAAAAAGTGAGGCGCAAAATAAAAGATGAAACTGATAAAATCCTTAAAACCTACGATTGTATTTTACTCCCTACCACACCCACAACAGCTTTTGGATTAAACGAAATTGCTGATCCGATTGAAATGTATTTAGCTGATATTTTTACTGTTCAAGCGAATATTACGGGATTGCCTGCCGTGTCTGTACCTTTATTTAGACATAGCAACGGATTGCCTTTTGGTGTCCAAATCATGGGTAAACGCTTTGCTGAAGATACTTTGCTTAGCGTGACCGAAATGTTGATGCACGATTATTAA
- a CDS encoding twin-arginine translocase TatA/TatE family subunit, producing MNTVLLLSMPSGMEWVIILFAILLLFGGRKIPELMKGLGKGIRDFNDAKNNVSKEIQDGMKEEPKKTEEK from the coding sequence ATGAATACAGTCCTTTTGCTTAGTATGCCAAGCGGTATGGAATGGGTTATTATCCTTTTTGCAATACTTCTTTTGTTCGGTGGTCGTAAAATCCCCGAATTAATGAAGGGATTAGGCAAGGGCATTCGTGATTTCAACGATGCCAAAAACAATGTCTCCAAAGAAATTCAGGACGGCATGAAAGAAGAACCCAAAAAAACAGAAGAGAAGTAA
- a CDS encoding ATP-dependent DNA ligase, producing MKLFAQLLSDLDETNKTNQRLHALVNYFEKATDKDKVWVIYILSGKKIKRQVNHTQLRTWAMEISAIPQWLFEESYHSVGDLSELIALLLPPPENASDFTLHQWIKQIEAASKTDEQERRKFLLNAWNSLQSTERFAFNKLITGGFRIGVSQKMIINALSQLTGISSAIIAHRISGNWHPDDIDFQQLIFEDRIHTDISQPYPFYLAYAIEGEPAQLGDASDWQSEWKWDGIRGQLIFRNNEIFLWSRGEELVTDKFPEYQILKNQLKEDIVLDGEIICFNDGHPLPFQLLQTRIGRKNINAKILREAPVVFICYDVLELNREDIRKKPLQERRKILDDLQQQFSNHSVLKFSPVIQFDNWNALTEIRKLSRENFSEGIMLKQKNSEYKVGRKKGDWWKWKVDPYSVDAVLVYAQKGHGRRADLYTDYTFAAWDMENKLVVFAKAYSGLTDKEIREVDNFVKRNTLEKFGPVRTVTPQLVFEIGFEGIALSARHKSGIALRFPRILRWRKDKKIEEANTIEDLKTLLPK from the coding sequence ATGAAATTATTTGCGCAATTATTATCTGATCTTGATGAAACAAATAAAACAAATCAGCGGCTGCATGCCCTTGTAAATTACTTTGAAAAAGCAACGGATAAGGACAAGGTGTGGGTGATTTATATATTAAGTGGAAAAAAAATAAAACGACAAGTTAATCACACACAACTGCGCACATGGGCAATGGAAATTTCCGCAATTCCACAATGGCTGTTTGAAGAAAGTTATCATTCTGTTGGCGATCTTTCTGAACTGATTGCATTGCTGTTACCACCTCCGGAAAATGCATCAGATTTTACCTTACACCAATGGATAAAACAAATTGAAGCGGCAAGTAAAACTGATGAGCAGGAAAGAAGAAAATTTCTTTTAAATGCATGGAATAGTTTACAATCAACGGAGCGTTTTGCATTTAATAAATTAATTACAGGAGGATTTCGAATTGGTGTTTCGCAGAAAATGATAATCAATGCGTTGAGTCAACTCACAGGAATTTCTTCTGCAATAATTGCACATCGCATTTCCGGGAACTGGCATCCGGATGATATAGATTTTCAACAATTAATTTTTGAGGATAGAATACATACAGATATTTCTCAACCCTATCCTTTTTATCTTGCCTATGCAATTGAAGGTGAACCTGCGCAACTCGGTGATGCATCCGATTGGCAGTCAGAATGGAAATGGGATGGTATCCGAGGTCAGCTTATTTTTAGAAACAACGAAATATTTCTATGGAGCCGAGGAGAAGAATTAGTAACCGATAAATTTCCTGAGTATCAAATATTAAAAAATCAATTGAAAGAAGATATCGTTTTGGATGGTGAAATAATTTGTTTTAACGATGGTCATCCACTTCCATTTCAACTTTTGCAAACTCGTATCGGAAGAAAAAATATTAATGCAAAAATTTTAAGAGAAGCACCTGTTGTTTTTATTTGTTATGATGTTTTGGAATTGAATAGAGAAGATATCAGAAAAAAACCATTACAAGAAAGAAGAAAAATATTAGATGATTTGCAACAGCAATTCAGCAATCATTCTGTATTAAAATTTTCACCTGTAATTCAATTCGATAATTGGAATGCACTAACTGAAATAAGAAAATTATCGAGAGAAAATTTCAGTGAAGGTATTATGCTGAAACAAAAAAATTCAGAATATAAAGTAGGCAGAAAAAAAGGGGATTGGTGGAAATGGAAAGTAGATCCTTATAGTGTGGATGCCGTTTTGGTATATGCGCAAAAAGGACATGGCAGAAGAGCTGACCTCTACACCGATTATACATTTGCTGCATGGGATATGGAAAATAAATTAGTTGTATTTGCGAAAGCATATTCAGGACTAACAGATAAAGAAATTCGGGAGGTGGATAATTTTGTAAAGCGCAATACATTGGAAAAATTTGGACCAGTGCGCACTGTTACACCGCAATTAGTTTTTGAAATTGGATTCGAGGGCATTGCTTTATCTGCACGACATAAATCAGGAATTGCATTGCGCTTTCCCAGAATTTTGCGATGGAGAAAAGATAAAAAAATTGAGGAGGCGAATACAATTGAAGATTTAAAAACATTATTACCGAAGTAG
- a CDS encoding ligase-associated DNA damage response exonuclease, producing MQQELFQMTDKGIYIPDADIYIDPWKPVEKSIITHGHSDHARFGNNSYLCHHLSKPVLKYRLGEMINCCSVEYNESFTINGIKFSLHPAGHIPGSAQIRIEKNGNVLVVSGDYKLENDFLSTPFEPVKCNTFITESTFGLPIFRWKKQSEIFKDINAWWQQNAAQNRASVLVAYSLGKAQRLLKGLDLHNGKIFAHGAVFNMNEVLRQAGLDLPYIERITADTNKSEFKNAMIIAPPSAVGNPWLKKFDPYSLAFCSGWMQVRGNKRRQAIDRGFVVSDHVDWPALNEAVKLTEAEKIYVTHGYTAVFVKWLRENNLDAHELKTEFTGESIIATDDINDEKNIA from the coding sequence ATGCAACAGGAATTATTTCAAATGACAGACAAAGGAATTTATATTCCTGATGCTGATATATATATTGATCCATGGAAACCAGTAGAAAAAAGTATTATCACACACGGCCATAGTGATCATGCCCGCTTTGGAAATAATAGTTATCTGTGTCATCATCTTTCTAAACCGGTTTTAAAATATCGCCTTGGTGAAATGATTAATTGCTGTAGTGTAGAATACAATGAATCATTTACAATTAACGGAATAAAATTTTCTTTACATCCTGCCGGTCATATTCCTGGCTCTGCACAAATCAGAATAGAAAAAAACGGGAATGTTCTTGTAGTAAGTGGTGATTATAAACTGGAAAATGATTTTCTGAGCACGCCTTTCGAACCTGTGAAATGCAATACATTTATTACCGAATCCACATTTGGACTTCCAATTTTCAGATGGAAAAAACAAAGCGAAATTTTTAAAGATATAAATGCTTGGTGGCAACAAAATGCTGCACAAAACAGAGCAAGTGTTCTTGTAGCTTATTCACTTGGTAAAGCACAGCGATTGTTGAAAGGATTGGATCTGCACAATGGAAAAATATTTGCGCATGGTGCAGTATTTAATATGAATGAAGTTTTGCGTCAAGCGGGTCTTGATCTTCCCTATATAGAAAGAATTACTGCCGACACCAATAAGTCTGAATTTAAAAATGCAATGATCATTGCGCCGCCAAGTGCGGTGGGAAATCCTTGGTTAAAGAAATTCGATCCCTATTCACTTGCTTTTTGCAGCGGTTGGATGCAGGTGCGTGGAAATAAAAGACGACAAGCAATTGACAGAGGCTTTGTGGTGAGTGATCATGTGGATTGGCCCGCATTAAATGAAGCTGTGAAATTAACAGAGGCTGAAAAAATTTATGTAACACATGGATATACAGCAGTGTTTGTAAAATGGCTTCGTGAAAATAATTTGGATGCTCACGAATTGAAAACAGAATTTACAGGTGAATCTATAATAGCAACGGATGATATTAACGATGAAAAAAATATTGCATGA
- a CDS encoding AI-2E family transporter translates to MNNSKMYFQQATYALLFTALILAFLILAKSVLVPLMISILLALLFIPVCSWMENKLRFPRATSAALVVVGSLILIVSILMGFVKQIVSFKQDMEDFDSKFSKMLLQFKTFIQGLTGTESMAEISSMSDAVEMVIQQNTDQLASSVFTILGSVIWFIIVPIFIFLMLIYRGHFKQFLVMSLSVQHPEDEKKFDDVISKIKKLVQSYISGMFIVMLILAIINTGILYLCGIEHAIFFGIFAALLNIVPYIGPQVGALTAALYTFITKDNALLPLIVYGAFQLVQLIESNILTPRIVGHKVSINPLITMLAIIIGGLIWDVAGMILIIPVLAILKEVFMYIPNMQPFAFLIGNVSTGDDREMKFVSKQFEKVVNKLPKKN, encoded by the coding sequence ATGAATAATTCTAAAATGTATTTTCAACAAGCTACCTATGCTTTATTGTTTACGGCTCTGATTCTCGCTTTCCTTATTTTGGCAAAATCAGTGTTGGTACCGTTAATGATTTCCATATTACTTGCGCTGCTCTTTATACCTGTTTGTTCATGGATGGAAAATAAATTGCGATTCCCAAGAGCTACTTCAGCGGCACTTGTCGTTGTTGGTTCTTTGATATTAATAGTATCTATTCTAATGGGTTTTGTAAAACAAATTGTTTCTTTTAAACAAGATATGGAAGATTTTGATAGTAAATTCAGCAAAATGTTGCTACAGTTTAAAACATTTATTCAGGGATTAACCGGTACTGAATCTATGGCAGAAATTTCCAGTATGAGTGATGCTGTTGAAATGGTAATACAACAAAATACAGATCAGTTAGCCAGCAGTGTCTTTACTATTTTGGGTTCTGTTATCTGGTTTATTATTGTTCCCATTTTTATTTTTTTAATGTTGATTTACAGAGGGCACTTCAAACAGTTTTTGGTAATGTCGTTAAGTGTACAGCATCCGGAAGATGAAAAAAAGTTTGATGATGTGATTTCTAAAATTAAAAAGCTCGTGCAGTCTTATATATCAGGAATGTTTATAGTCATGCTGATCTTAGCAATTATTAATACAGGCATATTGTATTTATGCGGAATTGAGCATGCTATATTTTTCGGAATATTTGCTGCTTTATTAAATATAGTTCCTTATATAGGTCCCCAAGTAGGCGCTCTCACTGCGGCATTATATACGTTTATTACAAAAGATAATGCACTTCTTCCTCTCATTGTATATGGTGCATTTCAACTTGTACAGTTAATAGAAAGTAATATTCTAACCCCACGTATTGTTGGTCATAAGGTAAGTATCAATCCATTAATCACCATGCTTGCAATTATTATTGGTGGACTTATTTGGGATGTGGCCGGTATGATTCTTATTATTCCCGTACTCGCTATTCTCAAAGAAGTATTTATGTATATACCCAATATGCAACCATTTGCATTTTTAATTGGTAATGTTTCCACTGGCGACGATCGTGAAATGAAATTCGTAAGTAAGCAGTTTGAAAAGGTTGTCAATAAATTGCCCAAGAAAAACTAG
- a CDS encoding T9SS type A sorting domain-containing protein, which translates to MKNYITLLFCLTSLSLLAQPVITNGDNFPTDGFTSPVSLGALPGGVGGPGENLTWDFSSLSLTEMGTQYYVDASTTPFIDSWPDANACFKIVTPLGSAFFYWVNSATKFEQLATGITSGPGSGSDYSPNMTTILVFPFTYGTSVADTYKKVGYSVDNVLVTYDAYGTLIMPYATYENVVRVKYEYDDGSDYAFWSVNPLLPLMTYNYEENSVTAFGVEIVTGINETITDDVAVYPNPASDILNITLNSGTAMFSLYNASGAMVGNQQLVNGVNAINTSTYPQGIYFFNIQGENTFKYGSIAIE; encoded by the coding sequence ATGAAAAATTACATTACACTACTTTTTTGCTTAACCAGTCTGTCGCTTTTAGCACAACCTGTTATCACCAATGGTGATAATTTTCCCACAGATGGATTTACTTCACCTGTCAGTTTAGGAGCCCTTCCCGGTGGTGTTGGGGGACCCGGTGAAAACCTTACTTGGGATTTTTCCAGCTTATCACTTACTGAGATGGGTACACAATATTATGTAGATGCCTCAACCACACCTTTTATTGATTCATGGCCGGATGCAAATGCTTGTTTCAAGATTGTAACGCCACTTGGGTCTGCATTTTTTTATTGGGTAAACTCTGCCACTAAATTCGAACAGTTAGCCACTGGAATTACTTCCGGTCCCGGTTCAGGAAGTGATTATTCACCCAATATGACAACCATACTTGTCTTTCCATTTACATACGGGACATCTGTTGCTGATACGTATAAAAAAGTGGGTTATTCGGTAGATAATGTATTGGTTACTTATGATGCGTATGGTACTTTAATAATGCCTTATGCCACTTATGAAAATGTAGTGCGAGTTAAATATGAATATGATGATGGTTCGGATTATGCTTTCTGGTCCGTTAACCCACTGTTGCCTTTAATGACTTACAATTACGAAGAAAATTCCGTAACAGCTTTTGGCGTTGAAATCGTAACAGGAATTAATGAAACTATTACAGATGATGTGGCAGTATATCCCAACCCTGCAAGCGATATATTGAATATTACACTTAATTCCGGAACAGCAATGTTCAGTTTATATAATGCGTCAGGTGCAATGGTTGGCAATCAACAATTAGTGAACGGAGTCAATGCAATAAATACATCAACCTATCCGCAAGGAATTTATTTCTTTAATATACAAGGTGAAAATACATTTAAGTATGGCAGCATAGCAATTGAATAA